One Carassius auratus strain Wakin chromosome 4, ASM336829v1, whole genome shotgun sequence DNA segment encodes these proteins:
- the LOC113067094 gene encoding gastrula zinc finger protein XlCGF49.1-like has protein sequence MAFIKEESEEVKIKETFRVKEEDTEEQTDLMVLKEESQELKEMEEKNQFKNQHDFISKEKSFSGSQTEITSSKNDFKIHMRVHTGEKPYACQHCGKCFNKKITLRNHIRIHTGEKPCVCQHCGKCFGQTSTLLRHTRIHTGERPHICPQCGKSFTDPGNLVKHMRIHTGEKPCVCQHCGKCFGQTSTLRRHNRIHTGERPHICPQCGKSFTDPGTLGKHMRIHTGKKPYICPLCGNSFTQKGSFNRHMRTLHMS, from the exons ATggcgtttattaaagaggagagtgaggaAGTGAAGATTAAAGAAACGTTCAGAGTTAAAGAAGAAGATACCgaggaacaaacag ACTTGATGGTGCTGAAAGAGGAGAGTCAAGAACtaaaagaaatggaagagaaaaatcAATTTAAGAATCAGCATGATTTTATATCTAAAGAAAAATCTTTTAGTGGCTCACAGACTGAAATAACTTCAAGTAAAAACGATTTTAAAatacacatgagagttcacactggagagaagccttatgCCTGCCAACACTGTGGAAagtgtttcaataaaaaaataactcttaGAAACCACattagaattcacactggagaaaagccttgTGTCTGCCAACACTGTGGAAAGTGTTTCGGTCAAACATCAACTCTTTTAAGACATAccagaattcacactggagaaaggCCTCATAtttgccctcagtgtggaaagagtttcactgaTCCTGGAAACCTTGTAaaacacatgagaattcacactggagagaagccttgtGTCTGCCAACACTGTGGAAAGTGTTTCGGTCAAACATCAACTCTTAGAAGACATAATagaattcacaccggagagaggCCTCATAtttgccctcagtgtggaaagagtttcactgaTCCTGGAACCCTTGGAaaacacatgagaattcacactggaaaGAAGCCTTATATTTGCCCTCTGTGTGGAAATAGTTTCACTCAGAAAGGAAGCTTTAACAGACACATGAGAACCCTACACATGTCCTGA